The window AAGCATTTCCGGACATTTCCAGTCCCACATCAAATCCTTCCTTCATGCCAAGGTCTTTCATCACGTCTTCCACTTTCGTATTTTGAACATTAACGGCTCGGGTAACGCCCATTTTCCGGGCCAAATCCAGTCGATATTCATTCACATCTGTAATGACTACATGACGGGCACCTGCATGTCGGACAACCGCTGCCGCCATAATGCCGATAGGCCCAGCGCCTGTAATCAAAACATCTTCCCCTAATACATCAAAGCTAAGGGCCGTATGCACCGCATTGCCTAATGGATCAAAGCAACTAAGCACATCCAAAGGAATGGACGGATCGCAGTGCCACACATTAGTAACAGGAATGGAAAGGTATTCCGCAAAGGCACCGGAACGATTCACGCCTACTCCACTGGTGTTCATGCAAAGATGACGCCGACCCGCCAGACAGTTACGACAACGCCCACATACTAAATGGCCTTCTCCGGAGACAATTTCTCCTATCTGAACATCATGAACATTTTCTCCCATAGCCACCACTTCGCCTACAAATTCATGACCAATGGTCATCGGTACAGGGATTGTTTTCTGAGACCAGTCATCCCACTGATAAATGTGGACGTCTGTACCACATACAGAGGTTTGTTTGATTTTAATTAATACGTCATTTTTCCCAACTTCTGGTTCCGGAACATCTTCCAACCAGATTCCAGGGCTACGATGTTTTTTTACAAGGGCTTTCATTGGCAAATCACTCCTTTTTTTCTACTACCGGCATATTAAAATAAACGACGAATGATGCAACCGTTTTCAGTATGTCTTTCATTTAATTCTAACAAATTGCTGTCCTTCCGTCAAAACATATTATTTTTACCGTCATCATCAAAAAAACGTCTTTTCTTTGATTCTTAGGGAATCAAGCAAATTAAAAGAAATGTTCGTCATTTCATATAATTCAAACGTCCTTGTGGTATGGACGTTTTCGCAGAGATGACCGTATCCTTTTCCAGCTCTCAGGCATTTACTTTTATTCTGGTAGTACTGCTGCCATCCGAATCCTTGATTACTTCCAATATTGCCGGTAACTGTTCCTTCATTTCACTGACATGAGAAATAACGCCGATCACCCGACCGGTTTCCTGAATCTGGTTAAGCATTTGAATGGCTTTTGGTAAGGATTCCTGTGTATCAAGAGAGCCGAAACCTTCGTCAATAAACATGGTCTTCATTTCGGTACCGCCACTTTCGCTTTGGATCACATCAAAAAGACCTAAGGCCAGACAAAGAGAAGCATTAAACTTTTCGCCGCCGGAAAATGTCCGGACACTTCGTTGCTGTTCATTAAAAACATCGATGACATCAATGCCCAGCCCACTGCGTCCACCATGTTTTTCCCGTTCCTGATCCGCTACCAGCCGGTACCTTCCCATGGTTAGCTGATCCAATCGAAGGTTGGCCGCTTTTAATACCCGATGAAAATA is drawn from Tindallia californiensis and contains these coding sequences:
- the tdh gene encoding L-threonine 3-dehydrogenase translates to MKALVKKHRSPGIWLEDVPEPEVGKNDVLIKIKQTSVCGTDVHIYQWDDWSQKTIPVPMTIGHEFVGEVVAMGENVHDVQIGEIVSGEGHLVCGRCRNCLAGRRHLCMNTSGVGVNRSGAFAEYLSIPVTNVWHCDPSIPLDVLSCFDPLGNAVHTALSFDVLGEDVLITGAGPIGIMAAAVVRHAGARHVVITDVNEYRLDLARKMGVTRAVNVQNTKVEDVMKDLGMKEGFDVGLEMSGNASAFHSMIQTMCHGGKIAVLGIQQPDTKIDWNTIVFNGLTLKGIYGREMYETWYKMTAMIQSGLDISPVITHHFHYTEFEKAFELMASGNSGKIVLNWED